The nucleotide sequence GGCCAGGTTGTTGCCGCCATCTATGAGGGTGATGCTGCCAGGGGCAGTGGCGCTGACCTGGGTCATGCCAAAGAATTCGCTCACGGAGCCTGTGAGACGAACGATTTGCCCTTCGCGCACATCCAGAGGGGCAGTGTTGCCGGTGAAAACGAAGATTCCTTCGGAAGTGGTGGGATCTGAGTCCTGATCAGCCAGTTCTTCCTGAATGAAAAACCCCCGTAGCTGGTTGGTGCGCTGGAAGTCTGCGATTACCACGCCCTCAATCGTCACGGTCTGACCATTCAGGGGGCTGACATCGTTATGGGCACCTCCGGCCAACTGGGTTGAGGTATTGCCCTGGATCTGGTGGATTCTGGTGAGCTGGAGGGCAACATCATTATCAATAATGCTGACGTTGAGGTTGGGAATGGTGAGGCTGGCATAGGCTGGATCGGCGCTGCTGGTGATGGTGTGGGTGATGATACCCGTGTGGGGACCTTCAACTATGGTGTCGTTGACGGCTCGCACAGTGACCGTGCCCTGGGTTGTGGTGCCATCCAGGGTCAGGGTGACGGAACTGAAGAAGTTGATCCCATCAAGGCTGATCTGGGTCTGGGCATCGGCGGCGATCGCAATCTGCACTGTTCCCGTGGGGGTGGTATTGAGGGCGATCGTGTAGCTGTCCGTAATCTCTGGCGTGGCTTCATTCACCTGGGTAATGCCGCCAGATTCCGTGAGCGTGATTCCTGCCCCTGGCTGGGAGGTAATGGCAGTGACGGTTAAGTCATCAATCCCTAGCCCGTGGTCATTGCTGGGATGGTCAATATCGGACCAGCGCAACCAGATCTCCTGGCCAGGGGCGAGACTTAAACCTTCTAATCGGGCAGAGAGAGTGGTACGATTTGCTGCGGCGTTTCCATCCAGCGCACTGGCTGTAGTACTGAATACCGGGCTGGTAAAGTCCAGGGCATTGAAATCACTCCAGACGCCTGTGGTGAGGCTGGTGGCATTCACCTGATACTGGAAGTCCACCGTTTGAGCCAGCCCGGTACCGCCGCCATTGCGCCACTGTTCCCCGATGTAGCTGATATCCAGGGCATTGATGGTGCTGCTGGTGTCATTCACAAAGCGGGCACCGTAAAGGATGGTGCCTGTACTACCTGACCCCACGGAACCCAGGGCGCGATCGCTGGAACTGGACGCCCCAAAACTGTAAAGTGCCCCCGTGGTCGATGAACCTGTGCCAATGTTGTAACTCACCCGGTTGGAATACCAGCCAGCCAGGGTCGTGTCATCCACCCAGGCGGCGCTGGGGCCTGTACTGGCAAGGGTGTCAAAAGTTTGAGAATAGGGACTGCTCAGGGAAATTGCCATAAAAATACCTCGGTCGGTAGCAGGGAATGAACCGGAAATTTGAGCGATCGCACCCGCCAGTGATGTCGCCCAGAACCATCGCTCAGGCACCATCACTAAAAAGCAACCGGGAACTATAGTCCGGTTGCCCTACCTGGAGTGGAGAGTCACGTCGTAACAGGAATAAAAGTTTTGCATCGGCTGCCCCAGCACCATGCTTCAAACTCGATAGGTGGGAGTGAACGGGCAGGACAAATATCCCTGCCGTCTTACACAAATCTCACAGGAACTTTAAGAACTCCCTATCAAACCTTTAAATTGTCAGTAATGCTACTGAAAAATCACAGTAACTTTACACAACACCCGAACAGATGCCAGAAACCATACCAGGGGTTGTGTTCAGAATCGGTTTTTATTCTGCCGAGATCTTAATCTTATCCAGTTGAAAGTCCACCAGGTTACATCTCCGATGGCTCTCAATCATGTAATAATAGTTCACAGAATTTTCAGAATTGTCTGGCAACGTTTCCTCTTCTGGACTCAAAGCAATGAGTACTCAAGCCGCTGATTCTACCGAACCCAAAGCCTTAAGCCGTTACGAATGCCTGACCTGTGGTTATGTCTACGAACCCGTTAAGGGAGATGACAGACGCCAGGTGCCCCCTGGGACTGCCTTCGAAGATGTGCCCCAGGACTGGCGTTGCCCGGTCTGTGGAGCCACCAAGACTCGATTTCGGAGTATCGGCATCAAAGGTGCACCTTCAGGCTTTGAAGAAAACCTGAAGTACGGGCTGGGGGTCAATACGCTGACACCCGGTCAAAAAAACATTCTGATTTTTGGGGCACTGGGGCTGGCATTTCTGTTTTTCCTCAGTCTCTACGGACTTCAATAGGTCTGTAAATCTATGAATCAGGAGAATAGAAGAATACCTTCTACAAGTATTTTGAAGATTGAAAGTTAAAAATTGAAGATTCTAGTTTGAGTTGAGATACGGCTGTGATGGATTTAGCTACAAAGTTTTTTAAGCGTCTGGTTGCCCTGGTGGCAGTTGCTATTCTCTGTGTTGGTTGCGGTGGGTATTTGCCTGCAACCGTGGATAACCCCTGGCAGGTGATTACGCTCCCCACTGATGCCAACCCTCTGGATATCGGGTTTACGGCGGATCCTCAACACGGTTGGCTGGTTGGCACCAATTCCACTTTGATGGAAACCATGGATGGTGGAAGTACCTGGGAACCCCGAAGCCTGGATCTGGAGCAGACCTATCGCCTGAGTTCAATCAGTTTTTCGGGAGATGAGGGGTGGGTTGCCGGTCAACCCTCGATCCTTTTACATACTACAGACGGTGGCAAATCCTGGTCACGGGTGCCACTCAGTGAGAAACTTCCCGGTGCACCCAACACCGTTGTCGCTTTGGGTCCCGAATCTGCTGAAATGACAACCAGTGTTGGTGCCATCTATCGAACGGATGATGGAGGACGTTCCTGGAAGGCAATGGTGGAAGAGGCTGTGGGCGTTGTCCGCAACATTTCGCGCTCTGCCGATGGCAAATATGTAGCGGTTTCATCACGAGGCAACTTTTACTCTACCTGGGAGCCGGGGCAGTCTGCCTGGCAACCGCACAACCGGAATAGCTCTCGTCGTGTACAAAATATGGGTTACACCGCGGATGGCCAGCTCTGGATGCTGGCACGGGGCGGTCAGATCCAATTTACCGATCCGGACGAGCCGGATACCTGGAAAGACCCAATCAGTCCTGAGTTTGCTACCAGTTGGGGGTTACTTGACCTGGCATATCGGACACCTGATGAAGTTTGGGTTTCCGGGGGGAGTGGTAATTTACTTCGCAGCCTGGACGGAGGAGTGACTTGGGAGAAGGACCGGGCTGTAGAGGATGTACCGTCCAACTTCTATAAGATCCTGTTCTTTGGTTCCAATCAAGGTTTTGTAATGGGACAGAATGGAATCCTGTTGAAGTACGAACCAAGTTTGAGTTAGAGCAATGGCAGGGGGAAAGGGAGTGAGAAATGAAAAATTGGAGCGATTTTTAACTCCGGATTTTCTATCATCATCCTGTACCCTCTGTCCCGTATGATAGATATTGATTTCTGCTTATCGTTCAGTGGAGGAATCTAATGGCTGGTACTACTGGAGAGCGTCCATTTTCGGACATTATTACAAGCGTTCGTTATTGGGTAATTCATAGCATCACAATTCCGGCATTATTCATTGCTGGATGGCTGTTTGTAAGCACTGGTCTGGCTTATGATGTGTTTGGAACTCCACGTCCAAACGAGTACTATCCAACCGGGCAGCAAGTGGCTCCAATCATTTCAGACCGCTACGAAGCAAAACAACAAATTGAAGATTTTCTTGCAAAGTAGTTTTAGTGATTCTGTGACATTATGACCAGCAAATCTCAAAATCAACCTGTTTCGTATCCCATTTTTACGGTTCGATGGCTGGCCGTTCATACGCTGGCCGTTCCAACCGTTTTCTTCCTCGGTGCGATCGCAGCCATGCAGTTTATTCAAAGATAAAGGTAGACAATGATTAGAGGCACTCCCAACCCCAATAAGCAACCCGTTGAGCTAAACCGGACTTCTCTTTATCTGGGGTTACTGTTGATTTTTGTCCTTGGTATTCTCTTCTCCAGCTATTTCTTCAACTAGGAACAGGTACTGGCTACAAACTTGGGGCGGGGCAGAAATACCAGGAAAAAATTCAGACGCCAGGAGCCAGGGTTCAGGAGAAATGCTGAATCCTGCATCCTGACTCTTCGTTTCTGGCTAAGACTACTGACCCAGATGCTTCGGCTTAAGCAGGTAGTCCAGGAATTTGATAAGCTGAGAGATTTGCCAGGAGCAGAATGATCATTCTGGCTGTATCGTTCATAGATGCACGATCCAATCTGCTCTTAAATCTCACAGAATTATTGGGTTTAGCATCTTTAAAACCTGTTCGGGAAGTTTCAATGGCTGATGTCCATACCTTAATTCAGGAGATTTCTGGATAGGTTTTTGCTCGGGTTGATAGCTTTTTTGGGATGGGGTATATCTTATCTGATTAACTCAAGGGTTTTACAGCGGCGGGTATATCTCACTGAATTCAAAAATTGCTATAGCCTGAGTTGGATTTAGCAGGATTTAATCGGATCGTTTTTCGTTTGAATTGTTTCAATTGTCTGTTGATTGGAGGAGGTAAATCGCGTGTTAAGTTCTGGAAGAATTCCTTTGTGGATTGTGGCAACAATTGCTGGTACCGGCGTACTCGTCGTTTTAGGACTTTTCTTTTACGGTGCTTATGCAGGTCTGGGGTCTTCGATTTAGCCCAGGCTTAAGTTAACTTTCTGCAACGCTTGAAGTGACAAGAGACTGCTACCACTCTGGAGCGGTTTCTTGTTTTTTTAAACACCTGATTTTTGGTAGCTGGACAGGGCTGCGGCTACCCGGTCACAAACGGCTGTCCAGCCATTACGGTGTGGTTGGCGGAACAGCCGGGCAGTGGGATACCAGGGGCTATCTTCTCGATGCCTCAACCAGCGCCAATCCGGGAAAAAGGAGAGCAAGATCCAGACGGGTTTTCCCATTGCCCCTGCCAGGTGGGCAACCGAGGTGTCAACTGAGATGACCAGATCCAGTTGGGCGATCGCCGCGGCGGTGTCTGCGAAGTCATTCAGGCGATCGCTCAGGTCTTGAATGGGCAGGTCACCCAGTTCAGAGAATTCCTGCTGATGGGGGCCTTTCTGTAAGCTGTAGAACTGGATGTCAGGGATTTGAAGCAATGGTTTCAATGCCTGGATCGGGCAGGATCGTTCACGGTCATGGAGATGGTTAGGATCACCGCCCCAGACGATGCCAACTTTAAGCTGATGGGATGGGGGGATGGGGAAATGGAAAGTGGAGGGAGGAGCACTCAGATAAGGAAGGGACACAGGGATGCTTTCCAGGCTGGTGTTGAAGAGATAGGGCAGACTCAGGATGGATGCCTGCACCTCAAAGGGAGGAAGGGGGTCGCCAGTGGCAACCACGGTTTCAACCCCTGTAACCTGCTGAAACAACCGGACAAGCGCAGCAGGAGATTCCACCCGAACTCGTCCGCCCCGGTCAGCCACCAGAGGGGCATAGCGAATAAACTGCATCAGGTCACCCATTCCTGCCCCTGCTTCGGTGTAGAGCAAAATCGATTTTCTATCCAGATCAGCACCGTCCCATGCTGGTTGGGTAAAGGTTCTGGGTGTTCCTGCCATCCTCAATCGCCAGGAGTCATATTCTGCAAACCCCGCTTGCAGGTCGCCAGAAACTAACCTGGCGCGAATCCGGCTTCCCCGCAACTTAACATGGTTGGGAAAGCGAGCAATTCCCTGGTCAAGCAGGGCGATCGCCTCCCCTATGCTTCCCTGCTCCACCAGGGCATCTGCCAGATCCCTGTAAGCGTCTGGATTATCCGGTGTCAATTGCAGCACCGTTTGATAATGAGCAATTGCCTGCTCCAGGTTTCCCTGTTCTTTCAAGGCATGGGCCAGGTTGCTGTGAGCCTCTGGCAGGGCAGCGTCAAAGCTTAACGCTCTTTGATAGCGGGCGATCGCAGCGGTTAGATTCCCCTGTTGTTGCAGGGTGACGCCCAGGTTGACATTGGCATTGGGATTCGCGGGTTTAAGGCGTAGAGCTGACTGGTAATGGGCGACTGCCGCAGTCAGGTTCCCCTGCTGTTGAAACGCTGCCCCCAGATTGTTGTGAGCATCGGCAAAATTGGGGTGAGCCGCCAGAGCCTGCTGATAAAAGGCAATTGCCGTCTCCAGATCACCAGCCTGGTGAGAGAGTAAGCCCAGCGAATAGAGCGCATTGGGTTGGTCAGGCTGCTGCTGCAAAACCTCTCGATACAATCGCTCTGCCTCTGGCAGTATCCCTGCCCGATGGTATTGCATGGCAGCCGCCAGCAGATCCGCAATCATGGCTTCCCATCCCAATTTCAGTGATCCATAACGAGCTGCAAGGGGTTGCTGAGAAGCGTGGATTCAAGCAACCGAAAACCTTAAAACTTTACCACAGAGGCACAGAGAACACGGAGGAATAGCACTGACATAAGGGGTTAAAGATCTCCAACTTCTTCGAGAAGTTGGAGATCTGGTTCGAGAAATTGGAGATCTGGGCGATCGTATTTGGCTTAATTCAGTGCCCTTCAAACATAGAGTCATTCATTTCCTCTGGGACTTTATGGAGAGTCCCGGCGTTGTTGATTCTGGGTATGAACTGAAAGCGTGTATGGATTGAAGACTTTCAATTCATCTGGCTATTCAGCCACACCGTGGTGAAGTTTCAGAGTATGAAACCCTCATCCTTATAGAGTGGAGATGTAGGTAAAGTGTAGATGCAAGCATCTCCGAAAGAGTAGATGCAGGCATCTCCAGACCAGTATGGCTTAGAATCGAAGCAGCGATTTTTAATGTAAGTTAATGGTTAAAACGGAAACTCCTCCCGAGATCGCATTGGGCTTCCATGCTCTGTCAGACCCGCTCCGGATCAGAGTCATCGACCTGCTGCGGCAGCATGAACTTTGTGTCTGTGACCTGTGCGAGCATCTGGGAGTGAGCCAGTCGAAATTATCCTTTCACCTGAAAACCCTGAGAGAGGCAGAATTAGTGCGTGCCCGCCAGGATGGGCGCTGGATCTATTACAGCCTCAACCTGCCCCAATTTGCAGCACTCGAACAGTATCTCGCAGAATACCGCCGCTTCAGCCCAATTCTGCCCGCCCGTCCCTGCCAGGATCAGTCCTGAAATCAGGCATTGCTGACTTTGGGTGTGAATTATCCCCTGATTGCAAAGCTGGAAACTCTCCGAGATGACGGGACGAAATTCTAACATCGCCATGAGAATGGGTGAAGCCGGGTCTTGACAACCCCTTAATAAAAATTTGGATTCTATGTGTTCTGGATAACCTGGAGGAATCAACTTTTTTTGAAATGATGGGAAGCATAAACCCTGAAATCTAATGTGGGGTCATTCCCGTATGGTTGTCGAAACAAAGGCCAAAACAAAGGCAAAGTTGAGCATCGGGCTGAGTTCCGTTGTGGTGATTGGTCTGACGCTGTCTGCCTGTGGTGAGCAGCAACAGGCGAGCCCAGATGCAACCGCAGAGGATGCTGAAGTTATTGAAGTATCTGCTCCGACGGCAGCTGGTATTCAAGTGGATGGTTCCAGCACAGTTTATCCCATCACTGATTTAGTCGCCAAAGAATTTCGCAAGACTCCTGAAGGGGAAAAAGTTCAAATCTCTGTCCAGTTTTCTGGTACCAGTGCTGGATTCAGGAAATTCTGTGCGGCTGAAACCGATATCAGTGATGCTTCCCGGCCCATTCTGCTGAAAGAAATTGAAGCCTGCAACAAGGCAGGGGTTCGCTTCATTGAGCTGCCTGTAGCGTTTGACGCATTGACCCTGGCGGTAAACCCAAACAACACCTGGGCAAAAGACATTACCATCGCAGAACTGCGGAAAGTTTGGGAACCCGCAGCAGAGGGCAAGATCACCAACTGGAACCAGATTCGCAGTTCCTATCCCAGTCGCCCTTTATCCTTATTTGGGGCAGGGAAAGACTCCGGCACCTTTGATTACTTCAATGAAGTGACGACGGGAGATCCCAAAGCAAGCCGCAAGGACTACACAGGTAGTGAAGACGACAATGAGCTGGTTATTGGAATTGAAAAGGATCCTAATGCCCTGGGATATATTCCCTACGCTTACTTTGAACCAAATCAGAATCGACTGAAAGTCCTGGCAATTGACAATGGGAGAGGTCCTGTTCTGCCTACCCGCGAAACAGTAGAAAATGCCACATACCAGCCCTTTTCACGCCCATTGTTTATCTATGTCAACGCCAAGTCAGCTCAAGAAAAGCCAGAGGTTAAAGCATTTGTTGAGTATTACCTGAAGAATGCTAAGAATCTGGTTCCCTCTGTGGGTTATGTCCCTTTACCAGACGAAGGTTACCATGTGGCTAAAATTCAGTTCACTAGAGGCGAAATTGGGACTGTGTTTGAGGGTGTTCCCCAACCAAATGTAACCATTGCCGAGCTATTGCGGCGGCAAGCAGTGTTTCAACTCAGCACTAAAAACTAATGGTTCCTCATTTGAGGTGGGAAAGCTAAGACCAACAGAGAACATAGAACCAGAGAACACAGAATCCTGGAATCAAGAAGGATCTCGAATTCTGTATTCTGACTCTTATCCTGGAGAGTGGTGATTTTATAGCCTGAAACTTTACCACAGAGGCGCGGAGAACACAGAGCAATCCCTCTGCGCCCTCTGTGTCTCTGTGGTAAAACACTAATTCTTCGGTCTATTTAATCCACACTTCTAAACAGAGGTTGAGGTCTGTATGCCTCCTTATCAACCATGAGGATTCCTTTTTCTGAAAAAGGTATCAAGTTTTCTTGAAATAATCGAGTGTTGTTGTTAACAATGGTGAATGGCGACCTGCAACAGTCCCACAGGAGGAAACAATGACCATTCGAGTTGGTATTAATGGGTTTGGCAGAATGGGGCGGTTAGCGCTGCGGGCTGCCTGGGAATGGTCAGATCTGGAGTTTGTGCATATCAATGAGGTGAAAGGGGGAACGGCGGCTGCCGCTCACCTGTTGAAATTTGATTCGGTGCATGGGCGCTGGGCACCAGAGGTAGAAGCCGATGGCAGCGATCGCGTCTGCATTGATGGCAAATGTCTCACCTTTACGGAACATTCCAAACCGGGTGAGGTGCCCTGGGAGGAGTTTGGGGTAGATCTGGTGCTGGAGTGTTCTGGCAAGTTTCGGGATACCGGGTCCCTCGATCCCTACTTTAAGCGGGGAGTGCAGAAAGTCATTGTGGCTGCTCCAGTGAAGCAGGGCGCACTCAATGTGGTGATGGGTGTGAATGACCATCTCTACAATCCTGACGAACATCACTTACTTACCGCCGCATCCTGCACCACCAACTGTCTGGCACCTGTTGTGAAGGTGATCCATGAAGGGATTGGCATCAAACACGGAGTCATCACCACCGTTCACGACCATACCAATACCCAAACGATTGTGGACGCTCCCCATAAAGATCTGAGACGGGCACGGGCAACTGGATTGTCATTAATTCCCACAACAACTGGATCGGCAACGGCGCTCGCCCTCATCTACCCCGAACTGAAAGGGAAACTGAATGGGCTGGCAGTCCGGGTTCCCTTGCTCAATGCATCCCTGACCGACTGTGTGTTTGAAGTCTCCCGCCCAACCACCGTGGAAGAAATCAACACTCTGCTGAAAACTGCCGCAGACGGTGACCTCCAGGGAATTTTGGGCTATGAAGAACGCCCCCTGGTGTCCATTGACTATAAAGATGATCCCCGCTCCTCCATCATTGATGCCCCCTCCACAATGGTGGTTGATGAAACTCAGGTCAAAATCCTTGCCTGGTACGACAACGAATGGGGCTACGTCAACCGCATGGTAGAACTAGCAAGCAAAGTCGCTGCCAGCCTCAAGTAGTTAAGAGAGGAGAGAGGAGAAAGGAGAGAGGGAAGAGAAGGGAACAAAGATAACGTTGAGGCTGATTCTCGTTAATCACAAAAGCAGCCTGGTGACCAGGAACACAACCCCTCCCTCCTTTCTTCTCGCCCCATCTGACTGCCAGCAACCCATCACTAACCATTTCTCACTCCTCACTCCTCACTTCTGACCCCCTTCTCCTCTCTAACCACTAATAACTAACCGCTAACCACTCCTCACTCCTTACTCCTCACTTCTCACCCCTTACCCCTCATGGCTACCACAAGTGCCTCTAAAGCAAATCTGAGAAACTATGCCCTGGTGA is from Leptothermofonsia sichuanensis E412 and encodes:
- a CDS encoding rubredoxin yields the protein MSTQAADSTEPKALSRYECLTCGYVYEPVKGDDRRQVPPGTAFEDVPQDWRCPVCGATKTRFRSIGIKGAPSGFEENLKYGLGVNTLTPGQKNILIFGALGLAFLFFLSLYGLQ
- a CDS encoding photosynthesis system II assembly factor Ycf48, with the protein product MDLATKFFKRLVALVAVAILCVGCGGYLPATVDNPWQVITLPTDANPLDIGFTADPQHGWLVGTNSTLMETMDGGSTWEPRSLDLEQTYRLSSISFSGDEGWVAGQPSILLHTTDGGKSWSRVPLSEKLPGAPNTVVALGPESAEMTTSVGAIYRTDDGGRSWKAMVEEAVGVVRNISRSADGKYVAVSSRGNFYSTWEPGQSAWQPHNRNSSRRVQNMGYTADGQLWMLARGGQIQFTDPDEPDTWKDPISPEFATSWGLLDLAYRTPDEVWVSGGSGNLLRSLDGGVTWEKDRAVEDVPSNFYKILFFGSNQGFVMGQNGILLKYEPSLS
- the psbE gene encoding cytochrome b559 subunit alpha, whose translation is MAGTTGERPFSDIITSVRYWVIHSITIPALFIAGWLFVSTGLAYDVFGTPRPNEYYPTGQQVAPIISDRYEAKQQIEDFLAK
- the psbF gene encoding cytochrome b559 subunit beta, yielding MTSKSQNQPVSYPIFTVRWLAVHTLAVPTVFFLGAIAAMQFIQR
- a CDS encoding photosystem II reaction center protein L; the encoded protein is MIRGTPNPNKQPVELNRTSLYLGLLLIFVLGILFSSYFFN
- a CDS encoding photosystem II reaction center protein J, yielding MLSSGRIPLWIVATIAGTGVLVVLGLFFYGAYAGLGSSI
- a CDS encoding tetratricopeptide repeat protein, with product MIADLLAAAMQYHRAGILPEAERLYREVLQQQPDQPNALYSLGLLSHQAGDLETAIAFYQQALAAHPNFADAHNNLGAAFQQQGNLTAAVAHYQSALRLKPANPNANVNLGVTLQQQGNLTAAIARYQRALSFDAALPEAHSNLAHALKEQGNLEQAIAHYQTVLQLTPDNPDAYRDLADALVEQGSIGEAIALLDQGIARFPNHVKLRGSRIRARLVSGDLQAGFAEYDSWRLRMAGTPRTFTQPAWDGADLDRKSILLYTEAGAGMGDLMQFIRYAPLVADRGGRVRVESPAALVRLFQQVTGVETVVATGDPLPPFEVQASILSLPYLFNTSLESIPVSLPYLSAPPSTFHFPIPPSHQLKVGIVWGGDPNHLHDRERSCPIQALKPLLQIPDIQFYSLQKGPHQQEFSELGDLPIQDLSDRLNDFADTAAAIAQLDLVISVDTSVAHLAGAMGKPVWILLSFFPDWRWLRHREDSPWYPTARLFRQPHRNGWTAVCDRVAAALSSYQKSGV
- a CDS encoding ArsR/SmtB family transcription factor yields the protein MVKTETPPEIALGFHALSDPLRIRVIDLLRQHELCVCDLCEHLGVSQSKLSFHLKTLREAELVRARQDGRWIYYSLNLPQFAALEQYLAEYRRFSPILPARPCQDQS
- a CDS encoding PstS family phosphate ABC transporter substrate-binding protein, whose protein sequence is MVVETKAKTKAKLSIGLSSVVVIGLTLSACGEQQQASPDATAEDAEVIEVSAPTAAGIQVDGSSTVYPITDLVAKEFRKTPEGEKVQISVQFSGTSAGFRKFCAAETDISDASRPILLKEIEACNKAGVRFIELPVAFDALTLAVNPNNTWAKDITIAELRKVWEPAAEGKITNWNQIRSSYPSRPLSLFGAGKDSGTFDYFNEVTTGDPKASRKDYTGSEDDNELVIGIEKDPNALGYIPYAYFEPNQNRLKVLAIDNGRGPVLPTRETVENATYQPFSRPLFIYVNAKSAQEKPEVKAFVEYYLKNAKNLVPSVGYVPLPDEGYHVAKIQFTRGEIGTVFEGVPQPNVTIAELLRRQAVFQLSTKN
- a CDS encoding ArsJ-associated glyceraldehyde-3-phosphate dehydrogenase is translated as MTIRVGINGFGRMGRLALRAAWEWSDLEFVHINEVKGGTAAAAHLLKFDSVHGRWAPEVEADGSDRVCIDGKCLTFTEHSKPGEVPWEEFGVDLVLECSGKFRDTGSLDPYFKRGVQKVIVAAPVKQGALNVVMGVNDHLYNPDEHHLLTAASCTTNCLAPVVKVIHEGIGIKHGVITTVHDHTNTQTIVDAPHKDLRRARATGLSLIPTTTGSATALALIYPELKGKLNGLAVRVPLLNASLTDCVFEVSRPTTVEEINTLLKTAADGDLQGILGYEERPLVSIDYKDDPRSSIIDAPSTMVVDETQVKILAWYDNEWGYVNRMVELASKVAASLK